A single window of Nocardia sp. NBC_01327 DNA harbors:
- a CDS encoding circularly permuted type 2 ATP-grasp protein, which produces MTVFDTTPPGDATAGGPHGWGAPAGAGLAGEYAKYRAAAADTGAFDACGLPTDGYYDELVNGGGRLRPIWSELSTDFLEQGRDGLHALDSRVRRLIEDDGITYTELGATANEPAAPRVWRLDPIPLLLSAEDWTTLEAGVAQRSRLLDAVLTDVYGPRRTLTAGLLPPQVVFGCGGYMRAAHGISLPGRHQLFLHACDISRWGDGRFRVLSDWAQAPSGAGYAIADRRVVASAIPEAFELASPLPITPFVRAMRLMLVEAAPHAADEEPVVVVLSPGPQSETAFDQAYLASVLGFPLVENADLVVRDGRLWMRSLGTLRQVDVVLRRVDAEFSDPLDLRPDSRLGVVGLVEVLRRGAVTVVNTLGSGLLESPALAAFLPQLSRALLDEELKLPSVETYWGGDDSARSQLIAQLPRLILRSTVDGTTVFGHLLTAAQRAEWRARINAEGWKWVGREPARFSVAPAVSGSGDLHAAPVAVRLFSLAGRVGYRVMAGGLGQLHQRTGPDGMIGEAAAKDIWVRALPADVPAVEVPEERERRAPAAPALDVISSPRVLNDLFWMGRYSERAESTVRLLSATHDRYQDYRYRPWMEGAEAMPILVAALGHMTGTTPPLPRTSAAQRYSSADDPDSAARQTDSPQQDATGQSPPAGVQPDTAPVVRGQHQGPAGQSQTSGAQRQSPGGQSQGSGGQSQGSGGQSQSSGGQSQGAGGQSQGSGGQSQGAGGQSQGVSGHLPPAGGRQQGSGGLRPGRREYSDQPTMPIALPGASRRDHAYLVSLTVDRELSGSLAYAVERYGQAARAVRDQLSPDTWMVLGSVDRALSEYRGARGDRGAALSAVHSRALAALLSLSGIDAESTVRDTGWHVMDIGRRIERGLALSSLLAAALTDSYPEPIGRVVVDAVLQATVSAVSYRRRHRDSVRLSAVAGLLLFDSSNPRSLAYQLERLEADFLALPAASGSSRPQRLLTDAQRMLRRIDPADLEIADATGCYTELAELLDGVHLRLRKISESFETTRLSVPRETQPLWGTTRVVG; this is translated from the coding sequence GTGACAGTGTTCGACACGACGCCACCCGGTGACGCCACGGCCGGCGGGCCCCACGGCTGGGGCGCCCCGGCCGGTGCGGGACTGGCTGGCGAGTATGCGAAATACCGTGCGGCAGCGGCCGATACCGGAGCTTTCGATGCCTGCGGGCTGCCCACCGACGGCTACTACGACGAACTGGTGAACGGCGGCGGGCGGTTGCGCCCCATCTGGTCGGAACTCTCCACCGACTTCCTGGAACAGGGTCGCGACGGGCTGCACGCACTCGATTCCCGGGTGCGGCGGCTGATCGAGGACGACGGCATCACCTACACCGAGCTCGGCGCCACCGCGAACGAGCCTGCCGCACCGCGCGTCTGGCGGCTCGATCCGATTCCGCTGCTGCTGTCCGCCGAGGACTGGACCACGCTGGAGGCGGGCGTGGCACAGCGCTCGCGACTGCTGGATGCCGTGCTGACCGATGTGTACGGGCCGCGCCGCACGCTCACCGCGGGACTGCTCCCACCGCAGGTGGTATTCGGGTGCGGCGGTTATATGCGTGCCGCGCACGGGATTTCGCTGCCCGGACGACATCAGCTGTTCCTGCACGCCTGCGATATCAGCCGCTGGGGCGATGGGCGGTTCCGGGTGCTGTCGGACTGGGCGCAGGCGCCGTCCGGCGCGGGTTATGCGATCGCGGATCGGCGCGTGGTGGCCTCGGCCATTCCGGAGGCCTTCGAACTGGCCAGCCCGCTGCCGATCACGCCGTTCGTGCGCGCCATGCGGCTCATGCTCGTGGAGGCCGCGCCGCACGCTGCCGACGAGGAACCCGTTGTGGTGGTGCTGAGCCCCGGGCCGCAGTCCGAAACCGCCTTCGATCAGGCATATCTCGCGTCGGTACTGGGCTTCCCGCTGGTGGAGAACGCCGATCTGGTGGTGCGCGACGGACGCCTGTGGATGCGTTCGCTCGGCACGCTCAGACAGGTCGATGTGGTGCTGCGCCGGGTGGACGCCGAATTCTCCGATCCGCTGGATCTGCGGCCGGATTCGCGCCTGGGCGTGGTGGGTCTGGTGGAGGTGCTGCGCCGGGGCGCGGTCACGGTGGTGAATACGCTCGGCAGCGGACTGCTGGAGAGTCCCGCCCTCGCCGCATTCCTGCCGCAGCTCTCGCGTGCGCTGCTGGATGAGGAGCTGAAGCTCCCGAGTGTCGAAACCTACTGGGGTGGAGACGATTCCGCGCGCTCACAGCTCATTGCCCAATTGCCGCGCCTGATCCTGCGCTCCACCGTCGACGGCACCACGGTATTCGGCCACCTGCTCACGGCGGCGCAGCGCGCCGAATGGAGAGCCCGCATCAACGCCGAAGGCTGGAAATGGGTCGGCCGCGAGCCCGCACGCTTCTCGGTGGCCCCGGCTGTCTCCGGTTCCGGGGATCTGCACGCGGCCCCCGTCGCCGTCCGGCTCTTCTCCCTGGCAGGCCGTGTCGGATACCGCGTCATGGCAGGCGGACTCGGCCAACTGCATCAGCGCACCGGACCCGACGGCATGATCGGCGAAGCGGCCGCCAAGGACATCTGGGTCCGCGCCCTGCCCGCCGACGTCCCCGCCGTCGAGGTCCCGGAGGAGCGCGAACGCCGTGCCCCCGCCGCCCCCGCCCTGGACGTCATCAGCTCTCCCCGCGTGCTCAACGACCTCTTCTGGATGGGCCGCTACAGCGAACGCGCCGAGTCCACCGTCCGCCTCCTCAGCGCCACCCACGACCGCTACCAGGACTACCGCTACCGCCCCTGGATGGAAGGCGCCGAAGCCATGCCCATCCTGGTAGCCGCCCTCGGCCACATGACCGGCACCACCCCACCTCTCCCCAGAACCTCCGCCGCCCAGCGGTATTCGAGCGCCGATGACCCGGACTCGGCTGCGCGGCAAACGGATTCGCCGCAGCAAGACGCCACCGGTCAATCCCCACCCGCCGGCGTGCAGCCGGATACTGCGCCCGTCGTAAGGGGACAGCACCAAGGCCCAGCCGGGCAATCGCAGACCTCCGGTGCACAGCGGCAGAGTCCGGGCGGGCAATCGCAAGGCTCCGGCGGACAGTCACAAGGTTCGGGCGGGCAGTCGCAGAGCTCCGGTGGGCAGTCGCAGGGTGCAGGCGGGCAGTCGCAAGGCTCCGGTGGGCAGTCGCAGGGGGCAGGTGGGCAATCGCAAGGTGTGAGTGGGCACCTGCCCCCTGCGGGTGGGCGGCAGCAGGGCTCGGGTGGGTTGCGGCCGGGGCGGCGGGAGTACTCCGATCAGCCGACTATGCCTATTGCGTTGCCGGGGGCTTCGCGGCGGGATCATGCGTATCTGGTGTCGCTGACGGTGGATCGGGAGTTGTCGGGGTCGCTGGCCTATGCGGTGGAGCGGTACGGGCAGGCGGCGCGGGCGGTGCGCGATCAGCTTTCGCCGGATACCTGGATGGTGCTCGGGTCGGTGGATCGGGCGCTGTCGGAATACCGTGGGGCGCGGGGGGATCGGGGAGCGGCGCTGTCGGCGGTGCATTCGCGGGCGCTGGCGGCGCTGCTGTCGCTGTCGGGCATCGACGCGGAATCGACTGTGCGCGATACCGGCTGGCATGTGATGGATATCGGCCGGCGGATCGAACGGGGACTCGCGCTGTCGTCGCTGCTCGCGGCGGCGCTCACCGACAGCTATCCGGAGCCGATCGGCCGGGTGGTGGTCGACGCGGTGCTGCAGGCGACCGTGTCCGCGGTGAGTTATCGTCGCCGCCACCGTGATTCGGTGCGGTTGTCCGCCGTCGCGGGATTGCTGCTGTTCGATTCGAGCAATCCGCGCTCACTGGCCTATCAGCTCGAGCGTCTGGAAGCCGATTTCCTGGCGCTGCCCGCGGCCTCCGGATCCTCACGCCCGCAACGCCTGTTGACCGATGCTCAGCGCATGCTGCGCCGCATCGACCCGGCCGATCTGGAGATCGCCGACGCCACCGGCTGCTACACCGAACTCGCCGAACTGCTCGACGGCGTGCACCTGCGACTGCGCAAGATCTCCGAATCCTTCGAGACCACAAGGCTTTCGGTGCCACGTGAAACACAACCGCTGTGGGGCACCACCCGGGTGGTGGGGTGA
- a CDS encoding transglutaminase family protein, producing MRVRRYRVLHRTTYVYSDVVSSSYGRAYLTPREFPGQRLLSHDVRIDPVPSDRSVGADVYGNTTLYFHVTAEHRRLEVTGESMVEVTGRLPPPDSEPWEHARPGIENGPLGVEFTMDLNPPEINPDIAAYAAESFPPGRPLLAAVTELTARIYTDFTYKSGSTTVSTRVADVFLARKGVCQDFARLGIACLRSQGLAARYVSGYLATNPPPGKPRLIGADATHAWATVWLPGGSGDGHWIDFDPTNNKFADERYVTLAWGRDYADVPPVRGIIYTDAKESTITVSVDVAPVEV from the coding sequence GTGAGGGTGCGCCGCTATCGGGTACTGCATCGCACGACCTACGTGTACTCCGACGTGGTCTCCAGTTCGTACGGCCGCGCCTATCTGACGCCCCGCGAATTCCCTGGTCAGCGCCTGCTTTCGCACGATGTCCGGATCGATCCGGTGCCGTCGGACCGTTCGGTCGGCGCGGATGTGTACGGCAATACCACCCTGTATTTCCATGTCACCGCCGAACATCGCCGCCTGGAGGTGACCGGTGAATCGATGGTGGAGGTGACCGGCCGGCTCCCCCCGCCGGACTCCGAACCGTGGGAGCACGCCCGCCCCGGCATCGAAAACGGCCCGCTCGGTGTGGAATTCACGATGGATCTGAATCCGCCGGAAATCAATCCGGATATCGCGGCCTATGCCGCCGAATCGTTTCCGCCGGGCCGCCCGCTGCTCGCGGCGGTCACCGAGCTGACCGCGCGGATCTACACCGACTTCACCTACAAATCCGGTTCCACCACCGTGAGCACCCGCGTCGCCGACGTCTTCCTCGCCCGCAAGGGCGTCTGCCAGGATTTCGCGCGCCTCGGCATTGCCTGCCTGCGCTCCCAGGGCCTGGCCGCCCGCTATGTCTCCGGCTATCTCGCCACCAACCCGCCACCCGGCAAGCCCCGCCTGATCGGCGCCGACGCCACGCACGCCTGGGCGACGGTCTGGCTGCCCGGCGGTTCCGGCGACGGCCACTGGATCGATTTCGACCCCACCAACAATAAATTCGCCGATGAACGCTACGTGACCCTGGCCTGGGGCCGCGACTACGCAGACGTGCCGCCGGTGCGCGGCATCATCTACACCGACGCGAAGGAGAGCACCATCACCGTGTCCGTCGACGTCGCTCCAGTCGAGGTGTGA